One genomic region from Amaranthus tricolor cultivar Red isolate AtriRed21 chromosome 12, ASM2621246v1, whole genome shotgun sequence encodes:
- the LOC130828189 gene encoding auxin-induced protein 6B-like, with the protein MQSDDSKKLGSGGSSSGKAKKGFLAVQVGLEDDSTSSYNHDDDHRNELQKFVIPIWYLYHPLFIRLLDQAREVYGYHVDGPLKLPCSVDDFIHVRWMIEKENHHGGSRRHVHHHNLHPYFTHAPSFRSC; encoded by the coding sequence ATGCAGTCGGACGACAGCAAAAAACTGGGCAGCGGCGGCAGCAGCAGCGGAAAGGCGAAAAAGGGATTTCTAGCAGTCCAAGTAGGCTTAGAAGATGATTCAACATCATCATACaatcatgatgatgatcataGAAACGAATTACAAAAATTTGTTATACCAATTTGGTATTTATACCATCCTTTATTCATTCGGCTATTAGACCAAGCTAGAGAAGTTTATGGATACCATGTTGATGGACCATTGAAGCTTCCTTGTTCTGTTGATGATTTCATTCATGTCCGTTGGATGATTGAAAAGGAAAATCATCATGGTGGGTCCCGCCGCCATGTCCACCATCATAATCTCCACCCTTATTTTACTCATGCGCCGTCCTTTCGTTCTTGTTAG